A stretch of the Streptomyces sp. NBC_01428 genome encodes the following:
- a CDS encoding response regulator transcription factor → MPENGKISVFLLDDHEVVRRGVHELLSVEDDIEVVGEAGTAADALARIPATRPDVAVLDVRLPDGSGVEVCREIRSAHEDIKCLMLTSFSDDEALFDAIMAGASGYVLKDIRGNELLTAVRDVAAGKSLLDPVATARVLQRLRDGGAPKGDGKLERLTDQERRILDLIGEGLTNRVIGERLHLAEKTIKNYVSSLLAKLGMERRSQAAAYVARMQAEQQQR, encoded by the coding sequence GTGCCGGAAAACGGGAAAATCAGCGTATTTCTCCTCGATGATCATGAGGTGGTCCGCCGCGGGGTCCACGAACTGCTCTCGGTCGAGGACGACATCGAGGTGGTCGGCGAGGCGGGAACGGCGGCCGACGCGCTGGCCCGCATCCCGGCGACGCGCCCGGACGTGGCCGTCCTCGACGTCCGCCTTCCCGACGGCAGCGGCGTGGAGGTCTGCCGCGAGATCCGCTCCGCGCACGAGGACATCAAGTGTCTGATGCTGACCTCGTTCTCCGACGACGAGGCCCTGTTCGACGCGATCATGGCGGGTGCCTCGGGCTATGTCCTCAAGGACATCCGGGGCAACGAGCTGCTCACGGCCGTCCGGGACGTGGCGGCCGGAAAGTCCCTGCTCGACCCGGTGGCCACCGCGCGCGTCCTGCAGCGGCTGCGGGACGGCGGGGCCCCCAAGGGCGACGGAAAACTCGAGCGGCTCACGGACCAGGAACGCAGGATCCTCGACCTGATCGGTGAGGGGCTCACCAATCGCGTGATCGGGGAAAGACTGCACCTCGCCGAGAAAACGATCAAGAATTACGTGTCGAGCCTGCTGGCCAAGCTGGGAATGGAACGCCGGTCGCAGGCGGCCGCCTATGTCGCGCGTATGCAGGCGGAACAGCAGCAGCGCTGA
- a CDS encoding protein kinase domain-containing protein codes for MSQDGAQGRYAGRAVAGGRYQLRDLLGEGGMASVHLAYDSVLDRQVAIKTLHTELGREQAFRERFRREAQSVAKLTHTNIVSVFDTGEDDLDGMTTPYIVMEYIEGKPLGSVLEADIQQYGAMPADKALKITADVLAALEISHEMGLVHRDIKPGNVMMTKRNVVKVMDFGIARAMQSGVTSMTQTGMVVGTPQYLSPEQALGRGVDARSDLYSVGIMLFQLVTGRLPFEADSPLAIAYAHVQEEPVAPSSVNRSLPPGVDALVARALKKNPNERFPSAEAMRDECMRVAQSFHAAPPSIVPGAQTPSGAGVASAVFPPVDQGTPAPGPVQTPYQPGPYGTPAPAYGYPQQGGYQTPAQQTSAYAPQHGTSTPPPYHLSPQHPTPGSGGGKSNRGVVIGAIVVSLIAIGGLITALVLNGGGSGDDTKGGDDTTSASPSVVSGHKGPDTSKTVDTDVCTDAQESYNDPDKIQVPDFQFKNLTSVKSCFQAAGWQMKVTRVDENTYGEDTIMDQFPSSGTDVDPKKMPEIELKVSSGDPS; via the coding sequence ATGAGCCAGGACGGCGCACAGGGCCGGTATGCGGGGCGTGCGGTCGCCGGCGGCCGCTACCAGCTGCGCGATCTGCTCGGCGAGGGCGGCATGGCCTCGGTGCACCTCGCGTACGACTCGGTGCTCGACCGGCAGGTCGCGATCAAGACGCTGCACACCGAGCTCGGCCGCGAGCAGGCCTTCCGCGAGCGCTTCCGCCGCGAGGCCCAGTCGGTGGCCAAGCTCACCCACACGAACATCGTCTCGGTCTTCGACACCGGCGAGGACGACCTCGACGGCATGACGACGCCGTACATCGTCATGGAGTACATCGAGGGCAAGCCGCTCGGCTCGGTCCTCGAGGCGGACATCCAGCAGTACGGCGCGATGCCCGCCGACAAGGCCCTGAAGATCACCGCGGACGTGCTGGCGGCCCTGGAGATCAGCCACGAGATGGGCCTGGTCCACCGGGACATCAAGCCGGGCAACGTGATGATGACCAAGCGCAACGTCGTGAAGGTCATGGACTTCGGCATCGCCCGCGCCATGCAGTCCGGCGTCACCTCCATGACCCAGACCGGCATGGTCGTCGGCACCCCGCAGTACCTCTCCCCCGAGCAGGCGCTGGGCCGGGGCGTCGACGCCCGGTCCGACCTGTACTCGGTGGGCATCATGCTGTTCCAGCTGGTGACCGGACGCCTGCCGTTCGAGGCGGACTCCCCGCTGGCCATCGCGTACGCGCACGTCCAGGAGGAGCCGGTCGCGCCCTCCTCGGTGAACCGCTCGCTGCCCCCCGGGGTGGACGCGCTGGTCGCCCGCGCGCTGAAGAAGAACCCGAACGAGCGTTTCCCGAGCGCCGAGGCCATGCGCGACGAGTGCATGCGGGTCGCCCAGTCCTTCCACGCCGCCCCGCCGAGCATCGTGCCGGGCGCCCAGACGCCGAGCGGCGCGGGCGTCGCCTCCGCCGTCTTCCCGCCCGTCGACCAGGGCACCCCGGCCCCGGGCCCCGTCCAGACCCCGTACCAGCCGGGCCCGTACGGCACACCCGCCCCCGCCTACGGCTACCCGCAGCAGGGCGGCTACCAGACGCCGGCGCAGCAGACCTCCGCCTACGCCCCGCAGCACGGCACGTCGACCCCGCCGCCGTACCACCTCAGCCCGCAGCACCCGACGCCCGGTTCGGGCGGCGGGAAGAGCAACAGGGGTGTGGTGATCGGCGCGATCGTCGTCTCCCTCATCGCGATCGGCGGCCTGATCACCGCGCTCGTCCTGAACGGCGGCGGCAGCGGCGACGACACCAAGGGCGGCGATGACACCACGAGCGCTTCGCCCTCCGTGGTGAGCGGCCACAAGGGTCCGGACACGTCGAAGACCGTCGACACCGACGTGTGCACGGACGCGCAGGAGTCCTACAACGACCCGGACAAGATCCAGGTCCCGGACTTCCAGTTCAAGAACCTCACCTCGGTGAAGTCCTGCTTCCAGGCGGCCGGCTGGCAGATGAAGGTCACCCGCGTCGACGAGAACACCTACGGCGAGGACACGATCATGGATCAGTTCCCGTCATCGGGCACGGACGTCGACCCCAAGAAGATGCCGGAGATCGAGCTCAAGGTGTCGTCGGGCGACCCCTCCTGA
- a CDS encoding bacterial proteasome activator family protein, protein MEMPRNERSPENPQILVVGQDGMALGGTGDEDSREVPVTEMVEQPAKVMRIGSMIKQLLEEVRAAPLDEASRARLKEIHASSVKELEDGLAPELVDELERLSLPFADETTPSDAELRIAQAQLVGWLEGLFHGIQTTLFAQQMAARAQLEQMRRALPPGVGGAEGDEDPRTGGRSGGPYL, encoded by the coding sequence ATGGAGATGCCGAGGAACGAAAGGTCGCCGGAGAACCCTCAGATCCTGGTTGTCGGCCAGGACGGTATGGCTCTCGGTGGCACCGGAGACGAGGACTCCCGCGAGGTCCCGGTCACGGAGATGGTGGAACAGCCCGCCAAGGTGATGCGTATCGGCAGCATGATCAAGCAGCTGCTGGAGGAGGTGCGCGCGGCGCCTCTGGACGAGGCGAGCAGGGCCCGGCTCAAGGAGATCCACGCCAGTTCCGTGAAGGAGCTGGAGGACGGGCTGGCCCCCGAGCTCGTCGACGAACTGGAGCGGCTCTCCCTGCCCTTCGCCGACGAGACGACGCCCAGCGACGCGGAACTGCGGATCGCGCAGGCCCAGTTGGTGGGCTGGCTCGAGGGACTCTTCCACGGGATCCAGACGACCCTCTTCGCCCAGCAGATGGCGGCGAGGGCACAACTGGAGCAGATGCGCCGTGCGCTCCCGCCGGGTGTCGGCGGGGCGGAGGGCGACGAGGATCCCCGGACGGGGGGCCGCTCGGGCGGCCCGTACCTGTAG
- the pdhA gene encoding pyruvate dehydrogenase (acetyl-transferring) E1 component subunit alpha, which produces MTVESTAARKPRRSAGTKSAASASTTGTKSAASKRTGAAAKKSPGASGGEPELVQLLTPEGERVQDATYDPYIADITSEDLRGLYRDMVLSRRFDAEATSLQRQGELGLWASMLGQEAAQIGSGRATRDDDYVFPTYREHGVAWCRGVDPTNLLGMFRGVNNGGWDPNSNNFHLYTIVIGSQTLHATGYAMGVAKDGADSAVIAYFGDGASSQGDVLEAFNFGAVYNAPVVFFCQNNQWAISEPTERQMRVPLYQRAQGFGFPGVRVDGNDVLASLAVTRWALERARSGEGPTLVEAFTYRMGAHTTSDDPTKYRADEEREAWEAKDPILRLRTYLEAANHADEAFFAELEAESETLGKRVRDAVRAMPDPDSLAIFEHAYADGHALVDEERAQFAAYQASFVDEGGN; this is translated from the coding sequence GTGACCGTGGAGAGCACTGCCGCGCGCAAGCCGCGACGCAGCGCCGGTACGAAGAGCGCCGCGAGCGCCAGTACGACCGGTACCAAGAGCGCCGCGAGCAAGCGCACCGGCGCGGCCGCCAAGAAGTCCCCGGGGGCGTCGGGCGGCGAGCCGGAGCTCGTTCAGCTGCTGACCCCGGAGGGCGAGCGCGTCCAGGACGCCACGTACGACCCGTACATCGCCGACATCACCTCCGAGGACCTGCGCGGGCTGTACCGGGACATGGTCCTGAGCCGCCGCTTCGACGCGGAGGCGACGTCCCTGCAGCGTCAGGGCGAGCTGGGCCTGTGGGCCTCGATGCTCGGCCAGGAGGCCGCCCAGATCGGTTCGGGCCGCGCCACCCGCGACGACGACTACGTCTTCCCGACCTACCGCGAGCACGGCGTCGCCTGGTGCCGCGGGGTCGACCCGACGAACCTGCTCGGCATGTTCCGCGGCGTGAACAACGGCGGCTGGGACCCGAACAGCAACAACTTCCACCTGTACACGATCGTCATCGGCTCGCAGACGCTGCACGCCACCGGCTACGCGATGGGCGTCGCCAAGGACGGCGCGGACTCGGCCGTGATCGCGTACTTCGGTGACGGCGCCTCCAGCCAGGGCGACGTCCTGGAGGCGTTCAACTTCGGGGCGGTCTACAACGCGCCCGTCGTGTTCTTCTGCCAGAACAACCAGTGGGCGATCTCCGAGCCGACCGAACGCCAGATGCGCGTGCCGCTCTACCAGCGCGCGCAGGGCTTCGGCTTCCCCGGCGTGCGCGTGGACGGCAACGACGTGCTCGCGAGCCTCGCCGTGACCCGCTGGGCGCTGGAGCGGGCCCGCTCGGGCGAGGGCCCCACCCTCGTCGAGGCCTTCACCTACCGGATGGGCGCGCACACCACCTCCGACGACCCGACCAAGTACCGGGCCGACGAGGAGCGCGAGGCGTGGGAGGCGAAGGACCCGATCCTGCGCCTGCGCACGTACCTGGAGGCCGCGAACCACGCGGACGAGGCGTTCTTCGCGGAACTCGAAGCCGAGAGCGAGACGTTGGGCAAACGAGTACGCGACGCCGTGCGGGCCATGCCGGACCCGGACAGCCTCGCCATCTTCGAGCACGCGTACGCGGACGGGCACGCGCTCGTCGACGAGGAGCGAGCCCAGTTCGCCGCCTACCAGGCGTCGTTCGTGGACGAGGGGGGTAACTGA
- a CDS encoding NAD(P)H-quinone oxidoreductase, with protein MYAITIPEPGGPEALVWDEVPDPVAGEGEVLVEVVASAVNRADLLQRQGMYNPPPGASAYPGLECSGRVVQVGTGVSGWAVGDEVCALLGGGGYAQKVAVPAGQLLPVPKGLNLLQAAALPEVTCTVWSNVFMVSHLLPGETLLVHGGSSGIGTMAIQLAKAVGAKVAVTAGTKEKLDLCAELGADILINYREQDFVEEIERATDGAGADVILDNMGAKYLDRNVRALAVNGRLAIIGMQGGVKGELNIATLLNKRAAVSATSLRARPLSEKTAIVAAVREHVWPLIDGGHVRPVVDRELPMSEAGAAHRVLEESGHIGKVLLVAPQS; from the coding sequence AGGTCCCCGATCCGGTGGCGGGCGAGGGCGAAGTGCTGGTCGAGGTGGTGGCCAGCGCCGTCAACCGTGCCGATCTGCTGCAGCGGCAGGGCATGTACAACCCGCCGCCCGGAGCCTCCGCCTACCCCGGCCTCGAATGCTCGGGCCGCGTCGTCCAGGTCGGCACCGGGGTCTCCGGCTGGGCCGTCGGCGACGAGGTGTGCGCGCTGCTCGGCGGCGGCGGATACGCCCAGAAGGTCGCCGTTCCGGCGGGGCAGCTGCTGCCCGTCCCCAAGGGCCTGAACCTGTTGCAGGCGGCTGCGCTGCCCGAGGTGACGTGCACCGTCTGGTCGAACGTCTTCATGGTCTCCCACCTGCTCCCCGGCGAGACGCTGCTCGTGCACGGCGGATCCAGCGGCATCGGCACCATGGCCATCCAGCTGGCCAAGGCCGTCGGCGCGAAGGTCGCCGTCACGGCCGGAACGAAGGAGAAGCTCGACCTCTGTGCCGAGCTGGGCGCGGACATCCTGATCAACTACCGCGAGCAGGACTTCGTCGAGGAGATCGAGCGGGCCACCGACGGGGCGGGCGCCGACGTCATCCTCGACAACATGGGTGCCAAGTACCTCGACCGGAACGTGCGCGCCCTCGCGGTGAACGGACGGCTCGCCATCATCGGCATGCAGGGCGGGGTCAAGGGCGAACTGAACATCGCCACCCTCCTGAACAAGCGCGCCGCCGTCAGCGCCACCTCGCTGCGGGCCCGGCCGCTCAGTGAGAAGACGGCCATCGTGGCGGCCGTACGCGAGCACGTGTGGCCGCTGATCGACGGCGGTCACGTCCGGCCTGTCGTGGACCGTGAGCTGCCGATGAGCGAGGCGGGCGCGGCGCACCGGGTGCTGGAGGAGAGCGGCCACATCGGCAAGGTCCTGCTGGTCGCACCGCAGAGCTGA
- a CDS encoding protein kinase domain-containing protein — translation MAQQQRAQGPSDPEATGGGMSDAPELWGNGGLVGDGRYRLTRRLGRGGMAEVFAAEDVRLGRTVAVKLLRSDLAEDPVSKARFTREAQSVAGLNHHAVVAVYDSGEDVVGHGVVPYIVMEIVEGHTIRDLLINAEAPGPEQALIIVSGVLEALAYSHQHGIVHRDIKPANVIITETGAVKVMDFGIARALHGAQSTMTQTGMVMGTPQYLSPEQALGKAVDHRSDLYATGCLLYELLALRPPFTGETPLSVVYQHVQDTPVPPSQVSNAAPPELDGLVMRALAKEPDDRFQTAEEMRGLVQYGLQMLYDQGSHTGTWNTGPVTVHDGLNTPAAGFAGTAALPHPGDSGTAQIPAPMIPPYGGGDDGGFEGRGNRGGGRGKLWILAVFAVIAIAAGVALALNNTGGGGGGGTGTSEKPTSTHSTKDKDSDQTPSDDTTDQSTDDTSGDNSTGTGDTPDYTPSDTPSETDQPTDKPTDKPTDKPTKPTHSATEEPSEDPPSPTPTPPAESEDPGGDGDGGLTSGAAGL, via the coding sequence ATGGCACAGCAGCAGCGCGCTCAGGGCCCGTCCGACCCCGAGGCGACTGGCGGCGGTATGTCAGATGCGCCCGAGTTGTGGGGTAACGGCGGGCTGGTCGGCGACGGCCGATATCGGCTGACACGCAGACTCGGCCGGGGCGGCATGGCCGAGGTGTTCGCCGCCGAGGACGTGCGCCTCGGGCGGACCGTCGCGGTCAAGCTGCTCCGGTCCGATCTGGCCGAGGACCCCGTGTCCAAGGCGCGCTTCACGCGCGAGGCCCAGTCGGTCGCGGGGCTCAACCACCACGCCGTCGTCGCCGTGTACGACTCCGGCGAGGACGTGGTCGGCCACGGCGTCGTCCCGTACATCGTGATGGAGATCGTCGAGGGTCACACGATCCGCGACCTGCTGATCAACGCCGAGGCCCCCGGGCCCGAGCAGGCGCTGATCATCGTGTCCGGTGTCCTGGAGGCGCTCGCCTACTCGCACCAGCACGGCATCGTGCACCGCGACATCAAGCCCGCGAACGTGATCATCACGGAGACCGGCGCGGTCAAGGTGATGGACTTCGGCATCGCGCGCGCCCTGCACGGCGCGCAGTCGACGATGACCCAGACCGGCATGGTCATGGGTACCCCGCAGTACCTCTCCCCGGAGCAGGCGCTCGGCAAGGCCGTCGACCACCGCTCCGACCTGTACGCGACCGGCTGCCTGCTGTACGAACTCCTCGCGTTGCGGCCCCCGTTCACCGGCGAGACGCCGCTCTCGGTGGTCTACCAGCACGTCCAGGACACCCCGGTGCCGCCGTCCCAGGTGTCGAACGCGGCGCCGCCGGAGCTCGACGGGCTCGTCATGCGTGCCCTCGCGAAGGAGCCGGACGACCGGTTCCAGACCGCTGAGGAGATGCGCGGTCTCGTCCAGTACGGGCTCCAGATGCTGTACGACCAGGGCAGCCACACCGGCACCTGGAACACCGGCCCGGTCACCGTGCACGACGGCCTGAACACTCCCGCGGCCGGCTTCGCGGGGACGGCCGCGCTGCCGCACCCCGGCGACTCCGGGACCGCGCAGATCCCGGCGCCGATGATCCCGCCCTACGGCGGCGGTGACGACGGCGGCTTCGAGGGGCGCGGCAACAGGGGCGGCGGCCGCGGAAAGCTGTGGATCCTCGCGGTGTTCGCCGTGATCGCGATCGCGGCGGGTGTCGCGCTGGCGCTCAACAACACCGGTGGTGGGGGAGGCGGAGGGACGGGCACGTCGGAGAAGCCGACCAGCACGCACTCCACCAAGGACAAGGACTCCGACCAGACGCCCAGCGACGACACGACGGACCAGTCGACGGACGACACCTCGGGCGACAACTCGACGGGCACGGGCGACACCCCGGACTACACGCCCTCGGACACGCCGTCGGAGACCGACCAGCCGACCGACAAGCCGACCGACAAGCCCACGGACAAGCCGACGAAGCCGACGCACAGCGCCACGGAGGAGCCGTCCGAAGACCCGCCGTCGCCCACTCCGACTCCGCCGGCGGAGTCGGAGGACCCGGGCGGCGACGGCGACGGAGGTCTCACGAGCGGAGCCGCCGGGCTCTGA
- a CDS encoding pyridoxamine 5'-phosphate oxidase family protein, producing MPTDERPDRRRPADERFAVELIARTDYGRVATSMRAMPFLAFARHIVVDGRVLLRMPLNCGYHLACAGSVVAYGTDNLSCARRGEGLWSVQIVGRCEPVEPTAAELELFGSAPPLVDGAPYEPVYLCIEPQFASVNSTDGDAGGHLSPVL from the coding sequence ATGCCCACCGACGAACGTCCGGACCGCCGACGGCCCGCCGACGAGCGGTTCGCCGTGGAACTGATCGCCCGCACCGACTACGGCCGGGTGGCCACCAGCATGCGCGCGATGCCCTTCCTCGCGTTCGCCCGCCACATCGTCGTGGACGGCCGCGTCCTGCTGCGCATGCCTCTGAACTGCGGCTATCACCTCGCGTGCGCCGGCAGTGTCGTCGCGTACGGCACCGACAACCTGAGCTGCGCACGGCGCGGCGAGGGTCTGTGGTCCGTGCAGATCGTGGGCCGGTGCGAGCCGGTCGAGCCGACCGCCGCCGAACTGGAGCTGTTCGGCTCCGCGCCGCCGCTCGTGGACGGCGCCCCCTACGAGCCGGTCTACCTCTGCATCGAGCCGCAGTTCGCGAGCGTCAACTCGACGGACGGCGATGCGGGAGGGCACCTGAGCCCCGTCCTGTGA